Genomic DNA from Verrucomicrobiia bacterium:
TGCAGCCGCCGGAGGGTTTCGTCCAGCTTTCCACTGATCTCGCCAGTGGCGTATTGGTTGACGAACAAGTCTGGAAAACTCGCTGAGGCCCGCACGGCTTCTGCCGGGGTCTGCCCCGCGTCCACGAGCGGGCGCCAGGAAAGGACCAGGCGGCGCAGGGCGGGCGAGCCACTAGCAGCCCCAGCCAGCTCCCATGCCTCGATGATAGTCACCCCGGCGCTTAGGAGCGCTTCCAGAGCGGCCGAGAGGCGGGCGAGAGCCAAATAGCGCCGTGCAGTTCCTAAAAGGGGCAGAGGATTAAGCAGACGCTCTATCCAGCCGCGCCAGCCCTCGCCATGGCGGCTTTGGACCGTATAAATCATCAGGCCAACGGCGGCGTAAATTGGAAGCAGCACGCCTACGGTTTGAGATAAGAAGCTGAACCAAGTGCCCGCCCGGAACCAGCGCACGAAGGCAAAGATAAAAATCGCAAAGTGAAACAGAAAGACCGGGTAGGCCAAATCGGCCAGCATCTGGCGGGCGACTCGGGCCCGATCCTGGTAATAATCGGCCAGCAGGCGGAAACTGGCATCGAGCCTTCCGCTCTGCTCGCCTGCGCTGAGCAAAGCGATATCGAAGGAGGGCAGCCAGGCAGGAAGGGCCTCAAGAGAGTCCGTGAACGAGTTCCCGTCCGCGATGTGTTTAAGCAGTTCGCCAACCGGCCTGCGGTATGCCGGCCCGGGAGGATTCTGGCTTAGCTGTCGC
This window encodes:
- a CDS encoding type II secretion system F family protein, yielding MPLIFTPGQLRQRAEFYHQLYQLTGAGIGLPAALRQLSQNPPGPAYRRPVGELLKHIADGNSFTDSLEALPAWLPSFDIALLSAGEQSGRLDASFRLLADYYQDRARVARQMLADLAYPVFLFHFAIFIFAFVRWFRAGTWFSFLSQTVGVLLPIYAAVGLMIYTVQSRHGEGWRGWIERLLNPLPLLGTARRYLALARLSAALEALLSAGVTIIEAWELAGAASGSPALRRLVLSWRPLVDAGQTPAEAVRASASFPDLFVNQYATGEISGKLDETLRRLHGYYQDEGSRKLHTVTQWVPRAIYLCVMALIAFWVIRFYVDYFHQVAAAGGF